A region from the Metarhizium brunneum chromosome 7, complete sequence genome encodes:
- the plo1 gene encoding Serine/threonine-protein kinase plo1: MAHRLAAAKGGVDLEALSPRDANAQRLPKTTENKVKTAAQLRAAKDKEHPPPPPPEVFEPCSSDRPEGATYQVGKLLGKGGFALAYSGLHVATRQKYALKIVKSKMPPKMEQKFQTELQIHSKMKHKNIVQFFRAFSFNNCTYLVLEQCNNGSLMDMVKRRKGLTEPEVRFYSVQITGAIKYMHAKGIIHRDLKMGNIFLDSHMNAKIGDFGLAALVVTGRDMQTIRRTTLCGTPNYIAPEILEKGKKGHDHMVDIWSLGIIMFAMLTSKPPFQSSTTDEIYRRARERDYEWPTGDSTQRFISQEAKDLVATMLEDADRRPEPDDIILHPFFTSGYMPTDIDMSYRLRELPPERDEFYVSRMSSALQTTSYRNLKEMCLESGIGPWSDAKVIHSQVWKEMAQEEKVGLTPTIPLAENVVYRPFDDWLREHMPQRSKLSHSVGPHTAQPVTISEEPPTAAQKAPLGLLRQPPQSFAAQQRAQNRPAATSSTTKSNPPVDPALTASQSVRGASRREVIRETASKVSSEGTLKNMRSSARTALPSARSAPNLQVAERAATMTSAPVQPLKRSNSQSIRATTLFAPSEKPETIAGSRPDIILERLKRLQTELERSLNSRTMAIISSKSVTPPHPHVVVKWVDYTNKFGLGYILNDGSVGCVLRDIPTTEGSKTAMLPPAGIFIRGAEKHILRREDTSYFDRNQPVPMTEAIKFFENNGEGGLSEVNVSPEQFRVAISEDGTAGKMNPGKDIYQHRKRERIILWKKFANYMIAYGRDENLPVEESEGQGVMSPGAKGTMAELVTFYQRFGDVGCWVFCDGHLQFNFPDHTKIVLDATGTWCHFWHLPQDAAERLASTGTIGAAALDDRATLSYPLQTLLNFQSKSSTRSASTRKRPEIDPEVQGIPAANDFRRKVEFIKNVVKEWVANGGLGNSSMSRESRLRWTGYRELVNTTIPQKHVWVTIGARWGDQRLSTLVDPRKPWELGEEEADGSKK; the protein is encoded by the exons atggcccataGGTTGGCTGCGGCCAAAGGCGGTGTCGACCTCGAGGCTTTGTCTCCTAGAGATGCCAATGCCCAGCGATTGCCCAAAACCACGGAAAACAAAGTCAAGACTGCCGCACAGCTTCGggccgccaaggacaaggagcatcctccgcctccgcctcccgAAGTCTTCGAGCCATGTAGTTCCGACCGCCCGGAGGGGGCTACATACCAAGTTGGCAAATTACTGGGAAAGGGGGGTTTCGCCCTGGCCTACAGCGGCCTGCACGTAGCAACCAGGCAAAAATACGCCTTGAAGATTGTCAAGAGCAAAATGCCTCCCAAGATGGAGCAAAAG TTCCAAACCGAGCTTCAAATACACTCCAAAATGAAGCACAAGAACATTGTGCAATTCTTCCGAGCTTTTTCCTTCAACAACTGCACATATCTCGTCCTGGAGCAATGCAACAATGGCTCGCTCATGGACATGGTCAAACGCCGGAAAGGACTCACCGAACCCGAGGTCCGTTTCTACTCGGTTCAGATTACCGGCGCAATCAAGTACATGCATGCCAAGGGCATTATTCACCGCGACTTGAAGATGGGCAACATCTTTCTCGACTCTCACATGAATGCCAAGATTGGTGACTTTGGCTTAGCTGCCTTGGTGGTTACTGGTAGGGACATGCAGACCATTCGCCGAACCACACTTTGCGGAACCCCCAACTACATTGCCCCTGAAATTTTggaaaagggcaagaaggggCATGATCACATGGTCGATATCTGGAGCTTGGGAATCATCAT GTTCGCCATGCTCACATCAAAACCTCCTTTCCAATCATCAACTACAGATGAGATTTATCGCCGAGCCAGAGAAAGAGATTACGAGTGGCCCACCGGCGATTCGACTCAAAGGTTCATTAGCCAAGAGGCCAAGGATCTGGTTGCCACCATGTTGGAGGACGCAGACCGCCGCCCCGAGCCAGATGACATTATCCTACACCCCTTCTTCACCTCAGGCTACATGCCCACCGACATTGACATGAGCTATCGACTCCGAGAGCTGCCGCCTGAGCGAGACGAGTTTTATGTCTCCCGAATGAGCAGCGCCTTGCAAACTACTTCGTATCGAAATCTAAAAGAAATGTGCCTCGAGAGTGGAATTGGCCCTTGGTCCGATGCAAAAGTCATCCACTCGCAAGTTTGGAAGGAAATGGCTCAAGAGGAAAAGGTTGGCCTGACGCCTACCATTCCTCTCGCCGAAAACGTGGTTTACCGACCATTTGACGACTGGCTCAGAGAGCACATGCCTCAGAGGAGCAAACTTTCACATTCCGTTGGGCCTCACACCGCACAACCAGTGACTATTTCCGAAGAGCCTCCCACCGCTGCACAAAAGGCTCCTCTAGGGTTGCTAAGGCAGCCTCCCCAGAGCTTTGCTGCTCAGCAGCGTGCTCAAAACAGGCCTGCGGCAACCTCTTCAACAACCAAATCGAACCCTCCTGTAGATCCTGCCCTGACGGCAAGCCAAAGTGTACGAGGAGCATCACGGCGGGAAGTTATTCGGGAAACGGCCTCAAAGGTGTCCTCAGAGGGCACCCTTAAGAACATGCGAAGCTCTGCCCGGACAGCTTTGCCATCGGCGCGGTCAGCCCCAAACCTTCAAGTAGCTGAGCGAGCGGCCACGATGACATCTGCGCCTGTGCAACCACTGAAAAGATCAAATTCACAATCCATTCGAGCGACCACCCTTTTTGCCCCATCCGAGAAACCTGAGACTATCGCAGGCTCACGGCCTGACATTATTCTCGAACGATTGAAGAGGCTGCAAACGGAATTAGAGCGGTCATTGAATTCCCGTACCATGGCAATCATTTCTTCCAAATCTGTCACACCTCCCCACCCTCATGTGGTTGTCAAATGGGTTGACTACACCAACAAATTTGGTCTTGGCTATATTTTGAACGATGGTAGTGTTGGATGTGTACTAAGGGATATACCCACAACCGAGGGcagcaagacggccatgctGCCTCCTGCCGGTATCTTCATCCGAGGCGCAGAGAAGCACATTCTCCGTCGCGAAGACACATCATACTTCGACAGAAACCAACCAGTCCCCATGACCGAAGCAATCAAGTTCTTTGAGAACAATGGCGAAGGCGGCCTGTCAGAAGTGAATGTTTCACCCGAGCAGTTCAGGGTGGCTATCAGCGAGGACGGCACAGCTGGCAAGATGAACCCCGGCAAAGATATTTATCAGCACCGCAAGCGCGAGAGAATTATTCTCTGGAAGAAGTTTGCCAACTACATGATTGCCTATGGCAGAGATGAAAACCTTCCCGTTGAAGAAAGCGAGGGGCAAGGGGTCATGTCACCAGGGGCAAAGGGCACAATGGCAGAACTGGTAACATTTTACCAGAGGTTTGGAGACGTTGGTTGTTGGGTGTTCTGTGACGGACATCTTCAATTCAATTTCCCCGACCACACCAAGATCGTGCTTGATGCTACCGGAACCTGGTGCCACTTCTGGCATCTCCCACAAGACGCCGCTGAAAGGTTAGCGTCGACGGGCACAATCGGTGCAGCGGCTCTAGATGATCGCGCAACGCTCTCATACCCTCTGCAGACCCTGCTCAACTTCCAAAGCAAGTCGTCTACCCGCTCAGCCAGCACGCGCAAACGACCCGAGATTGATCCCGAGGTCCAAGGCATTCCCGCCGCCAACGACTTTCGGCGCAAGGTTGAGTTCATCAAGAATGTCGTCAAGGAATGGGTTGCCAACGGTGGTCTTGGAAACAGCTCCATGAGCCGAGAGTCCCGTTTGAGATGGACCGGTTACAGAGAGCTCGTCAACACAACGATCCCGCAGAAACACGTCTGGGTCACGATTGGCGCTCGCTGGGGCGACCAGCGCTTGTCAACGCTCGTTGACCCCCGAAAGCCCTGGGAATTGGGCGAAGAGGAAGCCGACGGCTCCAAGAAGTAA
- the chs-4 gene encoding Chitin synthase 4: MSLPERPGGSPVYEHRNVYRNSPSRRPRPNDIETGFQPVPRAGHERGKSVSSYAETISNPNANTETLPLSPTHPTASPQPHSPDQPFTRKRSLIRPERNRIGKDHRNYHYHKHAANMETMPSSTGNDPILENVEVSTEPSGGSQTHGSFADSSPPRHHRSRKTSGGDQEKGNARVKSRPHRNKSGKITKTTRHKKSRKNPAMAEQIRPPSAWNVYCAIVTFWCPDFILKCCGKPTKAQRRAWREKMGLISIILVIMAIVGFLTFGFTATVCSAPPERLRVNKVTGGYMIFHGVAYDLSTSHHPPAEGIPLRQDGTGANVLFDLPEKHSGQDGSFLFQNVNGHCKGLINKAPGSDVPDNSNNELAWYFPCTTFNQDGSSRPNFTNPYYLGYACHTSSNARNAFYVGLKGAADVYFTWDDIRNSSRNLVVYSGSVLDLNLLNWFNESEISVPDRFKVLRDQDSAVNKAIRGRDVTRMFQSPGDKQIAQCLEEISRVGFVDTETVGCIASKVVLYCALILILSVVGTRFVLALIFQWFISRKYAAAKTSQTSDRRKRAKQIEDWSEDIYRAPARLPGDVGSSAMGSSDRASKRGSSFLPTTSRFSAVYGSDRPTGARRLPTTMSSQGPASSLLNPNSIYRQGNDSRASFLRPDPYSSAASPSDGPGPAGFIHDSVVPQPPSDWMPFGFPLAHTMCLVTAYSEGGEGIRTTLDSIAMTDYPNSHKAIVVICDGIIKGKGEAVSTPDVCLGMMKDHATPPDMVESFSYVAVASGSKRHNMAKVYCGFYDYGNKSRIPVDKQQRVPMMLIVKCGTPDEADKAKPGNRGKRDSQIILMSFLQKVMFDERMTELEYEMFNGLWKVTGISPDYYEIVLMVDADTKVFPDSLTHMVSAMVKDPEIMGLCGETKIANKRDSWVTAIQVFEYFISHHLAKSFESVFGGVTCLPGCFCMYRIKAPKGGQNYWVPILANPDVVEHYSENVVETLHEKNLYLLGEDRYLTTLMLRTFPKRKQVFVPQAVCKTTVPDKFMVLLSQRRRWINSTVHNLMELILVRDLCGTFCFSMQFVVFVELVGTLVLPAAIAFTFYVVITSIIHSPPQIIPLVLLALILGLPGLLILVTAHSWSYVVWMLIYLVSLPIWNFVLPTYAFWKFDDFSWGDTRKTAGDKVKKGGIEYQGEFDSSKITMKRWAEFEREKRARSAYFGSRENVVGAPGGWAAPHSHAQTDGYYSDV, translated from the exons ATGTCTCTCCCTGAGCGACCGGGCGGTAGCCCGGTCTACGAACACCGCAACGTCTATCGGAATTCGCCTTCGCGACGCCCTCGCCCCAATGACATAGAGACTGGCTTTCAACCTGTGCCAAGGGCAGGACATGAACGTGGGAAATCCGTATCTTCTTACGCCGAGACCATTTCGAACCCTAATGCCAACACAGAGACTCTCCCTCTGTCACCGACGCATCCCACAGCCTCGCCTCAGCCGCACAGCCCAGACCAACCCTTTACCCGCAAAAGGAGTCTGATTCGACCAGAGCGCAACAGGATTGGCAAGGACCACAGAAATTACCACTATCACAAGCATGCGGCCAACATGGAGACCATGCCCTCGTCCACCGGCAACGACCCCATCTTGGAAAACGTCGAGGTATCAACCGAACCATCGGGGGGCTCACAAACCCACGGAAGCTTTGCCGATAGTTCTCCGCCACGCCATCACCGCAGTCGAAAGACGAGCGGCGGTGACCAAGAAAAGGGCAATGCTCGTGTCAAGTCGCGTCCGCACCGCAACAAGTCTGGCAAGATCACGAAAACAACTAGGCATAAAAAGTCGCGCAAGAACCCTGCCATGGCCGAACAGATTAGACCTCCGAGTGCCTGGAACGTTTACTGCGCCATTGTGACATTCTGGTGTCCTGACTTCATATTGAAATGCTGCGGCAAGCCCACAAAGGCTCAGCGCCGAGCTTGGCGCGAGAAGATGGGCCTAATCAGCATCATTctcgtcatcatggccattgttggtTTCCTCACCTTTGGTTTCACTGCTACTGTGTGTAGTGCACCTCCCGAGCGATTGAGGGTCAACAAGGTGACGGGTGGCTACATGATCTTTCACGGCGTCGCCTACGATTTGTCCACCTCGCACCATCCTCCGGCCGAAGGTATTCCTCTGCGGCAAGATGGTACGGGCGCCAACGTTTTGTTCGACTTGCCCGAGAAACATTCAGGACAGGATGGAAGTTTTCTCTTCCAAAATGTCAACGGCCATTGCAAAGGTCTCATCAACAAAGCCCCGGGCTCTGACGTTCCCGACAACTCGAACAACGAGCTGGCCTGGTACTTCCCCTGCACTACGTTCAACCAGGACGGATCCAGTCGTCCCAACTTCACCAACCCGTACTATTTGGGCTATGCTTGCCACACGAGTTCCAACGCCCGAAATGCCTTTTACGTTGGCCTGAAGGGAGCCGCTGATGTCTACTTCACCTGGGACGATATTCGCAATAGCTCTCGTAATCTGGTTGTCTACTCCGGCAGCGTTCTGGACCTCAACCTTCTCAACTGGTTCAACGAGAGCGAGATTAGTGTCCCTGACCGATTCAAGGTTTTACGAGACCAAGACAGCGCAGTCAACAAGGCCATCCGTGGCCGCGATGTCACCCGAATGTTCCAGTCCCCTGGCGATAAGCAGATTGCTCAGTGCCTCGAGGAAATCAGCCGAGTTGGATTCGTTGATACCGAGACTGTCGGTTGCATTGCTTCAAAGGTTGTGCTGTACTGCGCTCTTATTTTGATTCTGTCCGTCGTCGGAACACGTTTTGTCTTGGCCCTGATTTTCCAGTGGTTCATCAGCCGCAAATACGCAGCCGCAAAGACGTCGCAAACCTCAGATCGCAGAAAGCGTGCCAAACAGATTGAGGATTGGTCCGAGGACATTTATCGCGCCCCCGCTCGATTGCCCGGCGATGTTGGTAGCTCTGCCATGGGCTCTTCTGATAGAGCGAGCAAGCGAGGCTCGTCCTTCCTGCCCACGACGTCTCGATTCTCTGCCGTCTACGGATCTGATCGTCCAACCGGAGCCAGACGTCTCCCCACCACCATGTCTAGCCAAGGTCCCGCAAGTTCTCTGCTCAATCCCAATTCCATCTACAGACAAGGCAACGATAGCCgagccagcttcttgcgTCCCGATCCTTACTCGAGTGCCGCCAGCCCCTCTGATGGCCCCGGTCCCGCTGGATTCATTCACGACTCAGTTGTCCCCCAGCCACCATCTGACTGGATGCCATTTGGATTTCCCCTGGCTCACACAATGTGCCTGGTTACGGCTTATTCGGAAGGCGGAGAGGGTATTCGGACCACACTCGATTCCATTGCCATGACTGACTATCCCAACAGCCACAAGGCTATCGTTGTTATTTGCGACGGTAtcatcaagggcaagggtGAAGCTGTCTCTACTCCCGATGTCTGTTTGGGCATGATGAAGGACCATGCGACTCCTCCAGACATGGTTGAGTCATTTTCCTACGTGGCCGTTGCCAGCGGCTCGAAGCGTcacaacatggccaaagtCTATTGCGGTTTCTACGACTACGGCAACAAGAGCCGTATCCCTGTGGACAAGCAGCAGCGTGTGCCCATGATGCTGATTGTCAAGTGCGGTACCCCGGACGaggccgacaaggccaagcccGGTAACCGTGGCAAGCGAGACAGTCAAATCATCCTCATGTCCTTTCTCCAAAAGGTCATGTTTGACGAGCGAATGACAGAACTCGAATACGAAATGTTCAACGGTCTCTGGAAGGTCACTGGTATCTCACCCGACTACTATGAAATAGTACTCATGGTCGATGCCGATACCAAGGTGTTCCCTGACAGTTTAACACACATGGTGTCTGCCATGGTTAAGGATCCCGAGATCATGGGTCTGTGTGGTGAGACCAAGATTGCAAACAAGCGAGACAGCTGGGTTACTGCTATCCAGGTGTTTGAGTACTTCATCTCCCACCACTTGGCCAAGTCGTTTGAGTCCGTTTTTGGTGGTGTCACCTGTTTGCCTGGTTGTTTCTGCATGTACCGTATCAAGGCCCCCAAGGGCGGCCAGAACTACTGGGTGCCTATTCTCGCCAATCCTGACGTTGTGGAGCACTACTCGGAGAACGTGGTTGAAACGTTGCACGAGAAGAACCTATACCTGCTTGGTGAGGATCGTTACTTGACGACTCTCATGCTGCGCACGTTCCCCAAGCGAAAGCAGGTGTTTGTACCCCAGGCTGTTTGCAAAACGACTGTACCCGACAAGTTTATGGTTCTGCTCTCCCAACGACGTCGCTGGATCAACTCGACTGTTCACAACCTTATGGAGCTTATTCTGGTTCGAGACTTGTGCGGTACATTCTGCTTCAGCATGCAGTTTGTCGTTTTCGTTGAACTGGTCGGCACGCTGGTGCTGCCAGCCGCCATTGCATTTACCTTTTATGTTG TCATCACCTCTATTATCCATTCACCTCCGCAAATTATTCCGTTGGTGTTGCTTGCTCTTATTCTAGGCCTTCCCGGTCTCCTCATCCTGGTCACGGCCCACTCGTGGTCCTATGTCGTCTGGATGCTGATCTACCTGGTTTCCCTGCCCATCTGGAACTTTGTTCTCCCGACATATGCCTTCTGGAAGTTTGACGACTTCTCATGGGGTGACACGCGTAAGACGGCAGgagacaaggtcaagaaggGCGGCATCGAATACCAGGGCGAATTCGACAGTAGCAAGATCACCATGAAGCGATGGGCCGAGTTTGAGCGCGAGAAGCGCGCCAGGTCCGCCTACTTTGGCTCTCGGGAGAACGTGGTCGGCGCCCCTGGCGGCTGGGCCGCTCCTCATAGCCACGCCCAAACCGATGGCTACTACTCGGATGTATaa